The genomic stretch CAGTAGCTTCGGGGGCGGCTGATATGGTTCTCGTTGCCGGCGCTGAAAAGATGTCCTCTACGAGCACGACAAAGACAGCCGAGGTTCTGGCTGCTGCCGGAGACTGGGTGACAGAGGGCGCAAGAGGCGCTACCTTTCCGGCGCTATTTGCCTTGATGGCGAAAAGGCATATGCACGAGTTCAGTACGACGCGTGAGGACTTGGCCGGTGTGTCTGTGAAAAATCATTCACACGGGATGCTAAACCCAAAGGCTCATTTTCGAAAAGAGATTACCGTGCAAGAAGTGCTAGAGGCGCGGCCAGTGGCGGATCCGCTCGGCATGCTCGACTGCTCTCCAATAAGCGATGGCGCAGCGGCAGTGGTTTTGTGTCCAGACGAGATGGTTGCTGATCTCCATGCGACGCCAGTCAGTGTCTTGGCCTCTGCGCAGGCATCGGGGCCGCCCGCGCTCTCGGCGAGTCGGGACATTACCCGACTCCGGGCCACTGTTCGTGCGGCTGAGGAAGCATTCCGGGTAGCCAGTCTTCAGCCTGAGGATATAGATTTGGCCGAGGTGCATGATTGCTTCTCTATAGCCGAAATTATTGCGCTTGAGGATATTGGATTTTATCCCAAGGGTGAGGGTGGTCGTGCTGCGCGTGAGGGGGAAACTGCTCTGGGCGGTGCCATGCCGGTGAACACAAGCGGGGGCCTCAAGGCGAAAGGGCACCCGGTAGGTGCGACAGGCGTTGCACAAATATGCGAGATAGCCCTACAGCTTCGCGGTGAGGCGGGTGCCCGCCAGGTGCCGGGCGCTGAGTTCGGGTTGGCTCACAATCTGGGTGGCTCGGGAGCGACATGCGCTGTGCATATTCTGCGGGCGTGCGCATGATGGCTGAAGGCATGTCCATTCATATCTGTGAGCACTGCGACCGAATTCATTTCGATGGCGTGGGTAGTTGTGGTGTTTGTGGCTCGGAATTAACGGAAAAAGCAATCTCAGGTCGAGGTAGCGTGTACAGCTTCACGGAGGTCCACATTGCGCCTGGGGGGATGGACGCCCCCTACCTGCTCGCGATGATAGAGCTTGAAGGGGCCGG from Nitrospinaceae bacterium encodes the following:
- a CDS encoding thiolase domain-containing protein, with amino-acid sequence MRSVSIIGIGITDFGALPEGIVSLGAEACCAALADGGISPERVDAFFLGNFAGQAFTGQSHLAPMIAHAAGLGPVPCTRLEGACASGGLAMRQGVQAVASGAADMVLVAGAEKMSSTSTTKTAEVLAAAGDWVTEGARGATFPALFALMAKRHMHEFSTTREDLAGVSVKNHSHGMLNPKAHFRKEITVQEVLEARPVADPLGMLDCSPISDGAAAVVLCPDEMVADLHATPVSVLASAQASGPPALSASRDITRLRATVRAAEEAFRVASLQPEDIDLAEVHDCFSIAEIIALEDIGFYPKGEGGRAAREGETALGGAMPVNTSGGLKAKGHPVGATGVAQICEIALQLRGEAGARQVPGAEFGLAHNLGGSGATCAVHILRACA